One stretch of Enterobacter sp. RHBSTW-00994 DNA includes these proteins:
- the zntR gene encoding Zn(2+)-responsive transcriptional regulator, which yields MYRIGELAKLANVTPDTIRYYEKQQMIDHEVRTEGGFRLYTENDLQRLKFIRYARQLGFTLDSIRELLSIRIDPEHHTCQESKSIVQARLNEVEERIQELQTMQRSLQRLNDACCGTAHSSIYCSILEALEQGASGC from the coding sequence ATGTACCGAATTGGTGAACTTGCAAAGCTCGCGAATGTAACGCCTGATACCATTCGTTATTATGAAAAACAGCAGATGATCGATCACGAGGTGCGGACTGAAGGCGGTTTTCGTCTTTATACCGAAAACGATCTGCAGCGTCTTAAATTTATTCGTTATGCCAGACAACTTGGTTTCACTCTGGATTCGATACGTGAGTTGCTATCGATCCGTATTGATCCCGAGCACCATACGTGCCAGGAATCAAAAAGCATTGTTCAGGCCAGGTTGAACGAAGTTGAAGAGCGAATTCAGGAACTTCAAACTATGCAGCGTTCATTACAGCGTTTAAATGATGCATGCTGTGGCACTGCTCATAGCAGTATCTATTGCTCTATTCTGGAAGCGCTAGAGCAAGGAGCCAGCGGGTGTTGA
- a CDS encoding DUF1992 domain-containing protein translates to MWLLDQWAERHISDAQKKGEFDNLPGTGAPLVLDDDSCVAPELRSGYRLLKNAGCLPPELEQRKEALLLGDMIKSLRSDDPQHAELSRRLTLVELKLRQAGLDTGFLHGEYSERLIHKINEE, encoded by the coding sequence ATGTGGTTGCTCGATCAGTGGGCAGAACGCCATATCAGTGATGCCCAAAAAAAAGGTGAGTTTGATAATCTTCCGGGAACAGGTGCTCCGTTAGTGCTAGATGATGATTCGTGCGTTGCACCCGAGTTACGTTCAGGGTATCGCTTGTTGAAGAATGCAGGTTGCTTGCCACCGGAACTTGAACAGCGTAAAGAAGCTTTACTCCTTGGCGACATGATTAAAAGTCTCCGTAGCGATGACCCCCAACATGCAGAGTTGAGCCGAAGGCTGACATTGGTTGAGCTTAAACTGCGTCAGGCAGGTTTAGATACAGGCTTTCTGCATGGCGAATATTCAGAAAGGCTGATACATAAAATAAATGAGGAATAA
- the rplQ gene encoding 50S ribosomal protein L17, with protein MRHRKSGRQLNRNSSHRQAMFRNMAGSLVRHEIIKTTLPKAKELRRVVEPLITLAKTDSVANRRLAFARTRDNEIVAKLFNELGPRFASRAGGYTRILKCGFRAGDNAPMAYIELVDRSESKAEAAAE; from the coding sequence ATGCGCCATCGTAAGAGTGGTCGTCAACTGAACCGCAACAGCAGCCATCGCCAGGCTATGTTCCGCAATATGGCAGGTTCACTGGTTCGTCATGAGATCATCAAGACGACCCTGCCTAAAGCGAAAGAGCTGCGTCGTGTAGTTGAGCCGCTGATTACTCTTGCCAAGACTGACAGCGTTGCAAATCGTCGTCTGGCATTCGCCCGCACTCGTGATAACGAGATCGTGGCAAAACTGTTTAACGAGCTGGGCCCGCGTTTCGCGAGCCGTGCCGGTGGTTACACTCGTATTCTGAAGTGTGGCTTCCGCGCAGGCGACAACGCTCCGATGGCTTACATCGAGCTGGTTGATCGTTCTGAGTCGAAAGCAGAAGCTGCTGCAGAGTAA
- the rpoA gene encoding DNA-directed RNA polymerase subunit alpha — translation MQGSVTEFLKPRLVDIEQVSSTHAKVTLEPLERGFGHTLGNALRRILLSSMPGCAVTEVEIDGVLHEYSTKEGVQEDILEILLNLKGLAVRVQGKDEVILTLNKSGIGPVTAADITHDGDVEIVKPQHVICHLTDENAAISMRIKVQRGRGYVPASARIHSEEDERPIGRLLVDACYSPVERIAYNVEAARVEQRTDLDKLVIEMETNGTIDPEEAIRRAATILAEQLEAFVDLRDVRQPEVKEEKPEFDPILLRPVDDLELTVRSANCLKAEAIHYIGDLVQRTEVELLKTPNLGKKSLTEIKDVLASRGLSLGMRLENWPPASIADE, via the coding sequence ATGCAGGGTTCTGTGACAGAGTTTCTAAAACCGCGCCTGGTAGATATCGAGCAAGTGAGTTCGACGCACGCCAAGGTGACCCTTGAGCCTTTAGAGCGTGGCTTTGGCCATACTCTGGGTAACGCACTGCGCCGTATTCTGCTCTCATCGATGCCGGGTTGCGCGGTGACCGAGGTTGAGATTGATGGTGTACTTCATGAGTACAGCACCAAAGAAGGCGTTCAGGAAGATATCCTGGAAATCCTGCTCAACCTGAAAGGGCTGGCGGTGAGAGTTCAGGGGAAAGATGAAGTTATTCTTACTCTGAATAAATCTGGCATTGGCCCTGTGACTGCAGCCGACATCACCCACGACGGTGATGTTGAAATCGTCAAGCCGCAGCACGTGATCTGCCACCTGACCGATGAGAACGCAGCTATTAGCATGCGTATCAAAGTTCAGCGCGGTCGTGGTTATGTGCCGGCTTCTGCCCGAATTCATTCGGAAGAAGATGAGCGCCCAATCGGCCGTCTGCTGGTCGACGCATGCTATAGCCCTGTAGAGCGTATTGCCTACAATGTTGAAGCAGCGCGTGTAGAACAGCGTACCGACCTGGACAAGCTGGTCATCGAAATGGAAACCAACGGCACAATCGATCCTGAAGAGGCGATTCGTCGTGCGGCGACCATTCTGGCTGAACAACTGGAAGCTTTCGTTGATTTACGTGATGTACGTCAGCCGGAAGTCAAAGAAGAGAAACCAGAATTCGATCCGATCCTGCTGCGCCCTGTTGACGATCTGGAATTGACTGTCCGCTCTGCTAACTGCCTCAAGGCAGAAGCTATCCACTATATCGGTGATCTGGTACAGCGTACCGAGGTTGAGTTGCTGAAAACGCCGAACCTGGGTAAAAAATCTCTTACTGAGATTAAAGACGTGCTGGCTTCTCGTGGTTTGTCTCTGGGCATGCGCCTGGAAAACTGGCCACCAGCAAGCATTGCTGACGAGTAA
- the rpsD gene encoding 30S ribosomal protein S4, which yields MARYLGPKLKLSRREGTDLFLKSGVRAIDTKCKIEQAPGQHGARKPRLSDYGVQLREKQKVRRIYGVLERQFRNYYKEAARLKGNTGENLLALLEGRLDNVVYRMGFGATRAESRQLVSHKAIMVNGRVVNIASYQVKANDVVSIREKAKKQSRVKAALELAEQREKPTWLEVDAGKMEGTFKRQPERSDLSADINEHLIVELYSK from the coding sequence ATGGCAAGATATTTGGGTCCTAAGCTCAAGCTGAGCCGTCGTGAGGGCACCGACTTATTCCTTAAGTCTGGCGTTCGCGCGATCGATACCAAGTGTAAAATTGAACAAGCTCCTGGCCAGCACGGTGCGCGTAAACCGCGTCTGTCTGACTATGGTGTGCAGTTGCGTGAAAAGCAGAAAGTTCGCCGTATCTACGGTGTGCTGGAACGTCAGTTCCGTAACTATTATAAAGAAGCAGCACGTCTGAAAGGCAACACAGGTGAAAACCTGCTGGCTCTGCTGGAAGGGCGTCTGGACAACGTTGTATACCGTATGGGCTTCGGCGCTACTCGTGCTGAATCACGCCAGTTGGTTAGCCACAAAGCAATCATGGTAAACGGTCGTGTTGTTAACATCGCTTCTTATCAGGTTAAAGCGAATGACGTTGTTAGCATTCGTGAGAAAGCGAAAAAGCAATCTCGCGTGAAAGCCGCTCTGGAGCTGGCTGAGCAGCGTGAAAAGCCAACCTGGCTGGAAGTTGATGCTGGCAAGATGGAAGGTACGTTCAAGCGTCAGCCGGAACGTTCTGATCTGTCTGCGGACATTAACGAACACCTGATCGTCGAGCTTTACTCCAAGTAA
- the rpsK gene encoding 30S ribosomal protein S11 codes for MAKAPIRARKRVRKQVSDGVAHIHASFNNTIVTITDRQGNALGWATAGGSGFRGSRKSTPFAAQVAAERCAEAVKEYGIKNLEVMVKGPGPGRESTVRALNAAGFRITNITDVTPIPHNGCRPPKKRRV; via the coding sequence ATGGCAAAGGCACCAATTCGTGCACGTAAACGTGTAAGAAAACAAGTCTCTGACGGCGTGGCTCATATCCATGCTTCTTTCAACAACACCATCGTTACTATTACTGATCGTCAGGGTAACGCATTGGGTTGGGCAACTGCCGGTGGTTCCGGTTTCCGTGGTTCACGCAAATCCACTCCGTTTGCAGCTCAGGTTGCAGCAGAGCGTTGCGCTGAAGCCGTAAAAGAATACGGCATCAAGAATCTGGAAGTTATGGTAAAAGGTCCGGGTCCAGGTCGCGAATCTACTGTTCGTGCTCTGAATGCCGCTGGTTTCCGCATCACTAATATTACTGATGTGACTCCGATCCCTCATAACGGTTGTCGTCCGCCGAAAAAACGTCGCGTATAA
- the rpsM gene encoding 30S ribosomal protein S13: MARIAGINIPDQKHAVIALTSIYGVGKTRSKAILAAAGIAEDVKISELSEEQIDTLRDEVAKFVVEGDLRREVSMSIKRLMDLGCYRGLRHRRGLPVRGQRTKTNARTRKGPRKPIKK, from the coding sequence GTGGCCCGTATAGCAGGCATTAACATTCCTGATCAGAAACATGCTGTGATCGCATTAACTTCGATCTATGGCGTCGGCAAGACCCGTTCTAAGGCCATTCTGGCTGCCGCGGGTATCGCTGAAGATGTTAAGATCAGTGAGCTGTCTGAAGAACAAATCGACACGCTGCGTGACGAAGTTGCCAAATTTGTCGTTGAAGGTGATCTGCGCCGTGAAGTTAGCATGAGCATCAAGCGTCTTATGGATCTTGGTTGCTATCGCGGTTTGCGTCATCGTCGTGGTCTCCCGGTTCGCGGTCAGCGTACCAAGACCAACGCACGTACCCGTAAGGGTCCGCGCAAACCGATCAAGAAATAA
- the rpmJ gene encoding 50S ribosomal protein L36, whose amino-acid sequence MKVRASVKKLCRNCKIVKRDGVIRVICSAEPKHKQRQG is encoded by the coding sequence ATGAAAGTTCGTGCTTCCGTCAAGAAATTATGCCGTAACTGCAAAATCGTTAAGCGTGATGGTGTCATCCGTGTGATTTGCAGTGCCGAGCCGAAGCATAAACAGCGCCAAGGCTGA
- the secY gene encoding preprotein translocase subunit SecY encodes MAKQPGLDFQSAKGGFGELKRRLLFVVGALIVFRIGSFIPIPGIDAAVLAKLLEQQRGTIIEMFNMFSGGALSRASIFALGIMPYISASIIIQLLTVVHPALAELKKEGESGRRKISQYTRYGTLVLAIFQSVGIATGLPNMPGMQGLVINPGFAFYFTAVVSLVSGTMFLMWLGEQITERGIGNGISIIIFAGIVAGLPPAIAHTIEQARQGDLHFLLLLLVAVLVFAVTFFVVFVERGQRRIVVNYAKRQQGRRVYAAQSTHLPLKVNMAGVIPAIFASSIILFPATIASWFGGGTGWNWLTTISLYLQPGQPLYVLLYASAIIFFCFFYTALVFNPRETADNLKKSGAFVPGIRPGEQTAKYIDKVMTRLTLVGALYITFICLIPEFMRDAMKVPFYFGGTSLLIVVVVIMDFMAQVQTLMMSSQYESALKKANLKGYGR; translated from the coding sequence ATGGCTAAGCAACCGGGATTAGATTTTCAAAGTGCCAAGGGTGGTTTTGGCGAACTGAAACGCAGACTTTTGTTTGTTGTTGGTGCGCTGATTGTTTTCCGTATTGGCTCTTTTATTCCGATCCCTGGTATCGATGCCGCTGTACTTGCCAAACTGCTTGAGCAACAGCGAGGCACTATCATTGAAATGTTCAACATGTTCTCTGGTGGTGCTCTCAGCCGTGCTTCTATCTTTGCTCTGGGTATCATGCCGTATATTTCGGCATCGATTATCATCCAGTTGCTAACAGTCGTTCATCCGGCTTTAGCTGAGTTGAAGAAAGAAGGGGAGTCTGGTCGTCGTAAGATCAGCCAGTACACCCGTTACGGCACTCTGGTGCTGGCGATATTCCAGTCAGTCGGTATTGCTACCGGTCTGCCGAATATGCCTGGTATGCAGGGCCTGGTGATTAATCCAGGCTTTGCATTCTATTTCACCGCTGTTGTAAGTCTGGTCTCAGGGACTATGTTCCTGATGTGGCTCGGCGAACAGATTACTGAACGTGGTATCGGTAACGGTATTTCGATCATTATCTTCGCTGGTATCGTTGCGGGACTCCCGCCAGCCATTGCCCATACTATCGAGCAAGCGCGTCAAGGCGACCTGCACTTCCTCCTGTTGCTGTTGGTTGCAGTATTAGTATTTGCAGTGACGTTCTTTGTTGTCTTTGTTGAACGTGGTCAACGCCGTATTGTGGTGAACTACGCGAAGCGTCAGCAAGGTCGTCGTGTCTATGCTGCACAGAGCACACATTTGCCGCTGAAAGTGAACATGGCAGGGGTAATCCCAGCGATCTTCGCTTCCAGTATTATTCTGTTCCCGGCAACCATCGCGTCATGGTTCGGGGGCGGGACTGGTTGGAACTGGCTGACAACAATTTCGCTGTATTTGCAGCCTGGGCAACCACTTTATGTGTTACTCTATGCGTCTGCGATCATCTTCTTCTGTTTCTTCTATACGGCGTTGGTTTTCAACCCGCGTGAAACAGCAGATAACCTGAAGAAGTCCGGTGCATTTGTACCAGGAATTCGTCCGGGAGAGCAAACGGCGAAGTATATCGATAAAGTAATGACTCGCCTGACTTTAGTTGGTGCGCTCTATATTACTTTTATCTGCCTGATCCCGGAGTTCATGCGTGATGCAATGAAAGTACCGTTCTACTTCGGTGGGACTTCTCTGCTTATCGTTGTTGTCGTGATTATGGACTTTATGGCTCAAGTGCAAACTCTGATGATGTCGAGTCAGTATGAGTCTGCATTGAAGAAGGCGAACCTGAAAGGCTACGGCCGCTAA
- the rplO gene encoding 50S ribosomal protein L15, translated as MRLNTLSPAEGSKKAGKRLGRGIGSGLGKTGGRGHKGQNSRSGGGVRRGFEGGQMPLYRRLPKFGFTSRKAAITAEIRLSDLAKVEGGVVDLNTLKAANIIGIQIEFAKVILAGEVSTPVTVRGLRVSKGARAAIEAAGGKIEE; from the coding sequence ATGCGTTTAAATACTCTGTCTCCAGCCGAAGGCTCTAAAAAGGCGGGTAAACGCCTTGGTCGTGGTATCGGTTCTGGCCTCGGCAAAACCGGTGGTCGTGGTCACAAAGGTCAGAACTCTCGTTCTGGCGGTGGCGTGCGTCGCGGTTTCGAGGGTGGCCAGATGCCACTGTACCGTCGTCTGCCGAAATTCGGCTTCACCTCTCGCAAAGCAGCGATTACAGCCGAAATTCGTCTGTCTGACCTGGCGAAAGTTGAAGGCGGCGTTGTAGACCTGAACACGCTGAAAGCAGCTAACATTATCGGTATCCAGATCGAGTTCGCGAAAGTGATCCTGGCTGGTGAAGTTTCTACTCCGGTAACTGTTCGTGGCCTGCGTGTTTCTAAAGGCGCTCGTGCTGCTATCGAAGCTGCTGGCGGTAAAATTGAGGAATAA
- the rpmD gene encoding 50S ribosomal protein L30 has protein sequence MAKTIKITQTRSAIGRLPKHKATLLGLGLRRIGHTVEREDTPAVRGMVNAVYFMVKVEE, from the coding sequence ATGGCAAAGACTATTAAAATCACTCAAACCCGCAGTGCAATCGGTCGTCTGCCGAAACACAAGGCAACGCTGCTTGGCCTGGGTCTGCGTCGTATTGGTCATACCGTTGAGCGTGAGGATACTCCCGCTGTTCGTGGTATGGTCAACGCGGTTTACTTCATGGTTAAAGTTGAGGAGTAA
- the rpsE gene encoding 30S ribosomal protein S5: protein MAHIEKQAGELQEKLIAVNRVSKTVKGGRIFSFTALTVVGDGNGRVGFGYGKAREVPAAIQKAMEKARRNMINVALNHGTLQHPVKGVHTGSRVFMQPASEGTGIIAGGAMRAVLEVAGVHNVLAKAYGSTNPINVVRATIDGLENMNSPEMVAAKRGKSVEEILG from the coding sequence ATGGCTCACATCGAAAAACAGGCTGGCGAACTGCAGGAAAAGCTGATCGCGGTTAACCGCGTATCTAAAACCGTTAAAGGTGGTCGTATTTTCTCCTTCACAGCTCTGACTGTTGTTGGTGATGGTAATGGTCGCGTTGGTTTTGGTTACGGTAAAGCGCGTGAAGTACCAGCAGCGATCCAGAAAGCGATGGAAAAAGCCCGTCGCAATATGATTAACGTCGCGCTGAACCACGGCACCCTGCAACACCCAGTTAAAGGTGTTCACACGGGTTCTCGTGTCTTCATGCAGCCGGCTTCAGAAGGTACTGGTATTATTGCCGGTGGTGCAATGCGCGCCGTTCTGGAAGTCGCTGGAGTTCATAACGTTCTGGCTAAAGCATATGGTTCCACCAACCCGATTAACGTGGTTCGTGCAACTATTGATGGCCTGGAAAATATGAATTCTCCAGAAATGGTCGCTGCCAAGCGTGGTAAATCCGTTGAAGAAATTCTGGGGTAA
- the rplR gene encoding 50S ribosomal protein L18 has protein sequence MDKKSARIRRATRARRKLKELGATRLVVHRTPRHIYAQVIAPNGSEVLVAASTVEKAIAEQLKYTGNKDAAAAVGKVVAERALEKGIKNVSFDRSGFQYHGRVQALADAAREAGLQF, from the coding sequence ATGGATAAGAAATCTGCTCGTATCCGTCGTGCGACCCGCGCACGCCGCAAGCTCAAAGAGCTGGGTGCAACTCGCCTGGTGGTACATCGTACCCCGCGTCATATTTACGCACAGGTAATTGCACCGAACGGTTCTGAAGTTCTGGTAGCCGCTTCTACTGTAGAAAAAGCTATCGCTGAACAATTGAAGTACACCGGTAACAAAGACGCTGCTGCAGCTGTTGGTAAAGTTGTCGCTGAACGCGCTCTGGAAAAAGGCATTAAAAATGTGTCCTTTGACCGTTCCGGGTTCCAATATCATGGTCGTGTCCAGGCACTGGCAGATGCTGCCCGTGAAGCTGGCCTTCAGTTCTAA
- the rplF gene encoding 50S ribosomal protein L6 encodes MSRVAKAPVVIPAGVDVKIDGQVITIKGKNGELTRTLNNAVEVKHADNALTFGPRDGFVDGWAQAGTARALLNSMVVGVTEGFTKKLQLVGVGYRAAIKGNAVGLSLGFSHPVEHQLPAGITAECPSQTEIVLKGADKQLIGQVAADLRAYRRPEPYKGKGVRYADEVVRTKEAKKK; translated from the coding sequence ATGTCTCGTGTTGCTAAAGCACCGGTCGTTATTCCTGCCGGCGTTGATGTAAAAATCGACGGTCAGGTTATTACGATCAAAGGTAAAAACGGCGAGCTGACTCGTACTCTCAACAATGCTGTTGAAGTTAAACATGCAGATAATGCTCTGACCTTCGGTCCACGTGATGGTTTTGTGGATGGATGGGCTCAGGCTGGTACCGCGCGTGCCCTGCTGAACTCAATGGTTGTTGGTGTTACCGAAGGCTTCACTAAAAAGCTTCAGCTGGTTGGTGTAGGTTATCGTGCAGCGATCAAAGGGAATGCAGTAGGCCTGTCTCTGGGCTTCTCACACCCTGTTGAGCATCAGCTGCCAGCGGGAATCACTGCTGAATGTCCGTCTCAGACTGAAATCGTGCTGAAAGGCGCTGATAAACAGCTGATCGGTCAGGTTGCAGCAGACCTGCGCGCCTACCGTCGTCCTGAGCCTTACAAAGGCAAGGGTGTTCGTTACGCCGACGAAGTCGTGCGTACCAAAGAGGCTAAGAAGAAGTAA
- the rpsH gene encoding 30S ribosomal protein S8 produces MSMQDPIADMLTRIRNGQAANKVAVTMPSAKLKVAIAKVLKEEGFIEDFKVEGDTKPELELTLKYFQGKAVVESIQRVSRPGLRIYKKKDELPKVMAGLGIAVVSTSKGVMTDRAARQAGLGGEIICYVA; encoded by the coding sequence ATGAGCATGCAAGATCCGATCGCGGATATGCTGACCCGTATCCGTAACGGTCAGGCCGCGAACAAAGTTGCGGTCACCATGCCTTCCGCCAAGCTGAAAGTGGCAATTGCCAAAGTGCTGAAGGAAGAAGGTTTTATCGAAGATTTTAAAGTTGAAGGCGACACCAAGCCGGAACTGGAACTTACTCTTAAGTATTTCCAGGGTAAAGCTGTTGTAGAAAGCATTCAACGTGTCAGCCGCCCAGGCCTGCGCATCTATAAGAAAAAAGATGAGCTGCCAAAAGTTATGGCTGGTCTGGGTATCGCAGTTGTTTCTACCTCTAAAGGTGTTATGACTGATCGTGCAGCGCGCCAAGCTGGTCTTGGTGGCGAAATTATCTGCTACGTAGCCTAA
- the rpsN gene encoding 30S ribosomal protein S14, producing MAKQSMKAREVKRVALADKFFAKRAELKAIISDVNASDEDRWNAVLKLQSLPRDSSPSRQRNRCRQTGRPHAFLRKFGLSRIKVREAAMRGEIPGLKKASW from the coding sequence ATGGCTAAGCAATCAATGAAAGCACGCGAAGTAAAGCGCGTAGCTTTAGCTGATAAATTCTTCGCTAAACGCGCTGAACTGAAAGCGATCATCTCTGATGTGAACGCTTCCGACGAAGATCGTTGGAATGCAGTTCTGAAGCTGCAGTCTCTGCCGCGTGATTCCAGCCCGTCTCGTCAGCGTAACCGCTGTCGTCAAACTGGTCGTCCGCATGCTTTCCTGCGGAAGTTCGGGTTGAGCCGTATCAAGGTCCGTGAAGCCGCAATGCGCGGTGAAATCCCGGGTCTGAAAAAGGCTAGCTGGTAA
- the rplE gene encoding 50S ribosomal protein L5, with the protein MAKLHDYYKDEVVNKLMTEFNYNSVMQVPRVEKITLNMGVGEAIADKKLLDNAAADLTAISGQKPLITKARKSVAGFKIRQGYPIGCKVTLRGERMWEFLERLISIAVPRIRDFRGLSAKSFDGRGNYSMGVREQIIFPEIDYDKVDRVRGLDITITTTANSDEEGRALLAAFDFPFRK; encoded by the coding sequence ATGGCGAAACTGCATGATTACTACAAAGACGAAGTAGTTAACAAACTCATGACTGAGTTTAACTACAATTCTGTCATGCAAGTCCCTCGGGTCGAGAAGATCACCCTGAACATGGGTGTTGGTGAAGCGATCGCTGACAAGAAACTGCTGGATAACGCAGCAGCTGATCTGACAGCAATCTCCGGTCAAAAACCGTTGATCACCAAAGCACGCAAATCTGTTGCAGGCTTCAAAATCCGTCAGGGCTATCCGATCGGCTGTAAAGTAACTCTGCGTGGCGAACGCATGTGGGAGTTCCTTGAGCGCCTGATCTCTATTGCTGTACCACGTATTCGTGACTTCCGTGGCTTGTCCGCTAAGTCTTTCGATGGTCGTGGTAACTACAGCATGGGTGTCCGGGAGCAGATCATCTTCCCAGAGATCGACTACGATAAAGTCGACCGCGTGCGTGGTTTGGATATTACCATTACCACTACTGCGAACTCTGATGAAGAAGGCCGTGCTCTGCTGGCTGCCTTTGACTTCCCGTTCCGCAAGTAA
- the rplX gene encoding 50S ribosomal protein L24, giving the protein MAAKIRRDDEVIVLTGKDKGKRGKVKNVLSSGKVIVEGINLVKKHQKPVPALNQPGGIVEKEAAIQVSNVAIFNAATGKADRVGFRFEDGKKVRFFKSNSETIK; this is encoded by the coding sequence ATGGCAGCGAAAATCCGTCGTGATGACGAAGTTATCGTGTTAACCGGTAAAGATAAAGGTAAACGCGGTAAAGTTAAGAATGTCCTGTCTTCCGGCAAGGTCATTGTTGAAGGTATCAACTTGGTTAAGAAACATCAGAAGCCGGTTCCGGCCCTGAACCAACCAGGTGGCATCGTTGAAAAAGAAGCCGCTATTCAGGTTTCCAACGTAGCAATCTTCAATGCGGCAACCGGCAAGGCTGACCGTGTAGGCTTTAGATTCGAAGACGGCAAAAAAGTCCGTTTCTTCAAGTCTAACAGCGAAACTATCAAGTAA
- the rplN gene encoding 50S ribosomal protein L14 gives MIQEQTMLNVADNSGARRVMCIKVLGGSHRRYAGVGDIIKITIKEAIPRGKVKKGDVLKAVVVRTKKGVRRPDGSVIRFDGNACVILNNNSEQPIGTRIFGPVTRELRNEKFMKIISLAPEVL, from the coding sequence ATGATCCAAGAACAGACTATGCTGAACGTCGCCGACAACTCCGGTGCACGTCGCGTAATGTGTATCAAGGTTCTGGGTGGCTCGCACCGTCGCTACGCAGGCGTAGGCGACATCATCAAGATCACCATCAAAGAAGCAATTCCACGTGGTAAGGTCAAAAAAGGTGATGTGCTGAAAGCGGTAGTGGTGCGCACCAAGAAGGGTGTTCGTCGCCCTGACGGTTCTGTCATTCGCTTCGATGGTAATGCATGCGTTATTCTGAACAATAACAGCGAGCAGCCTATCGGCACGCGTATCTTTGGGCCGGTAACTCGTGAACTTCGTAATGAAAAGTTCATGAAAATTATCTCTCTGGCACCAGAAGTACTCTAA
- the rpsQ gene encoding 30S ribosomal protein S17: MTDKIRTLQGRVVSNKMEKSIVVAIERVVKHPIYGKFIKRTTKLHVHDENNECGIGDVVEIHECRPLSKTKSWTLVRVVEKAVL; this comes from the coding sequence ATGACCGATAAAATCCGTACTCTGCAAGGTCGTGTTGTTAGCAACAAAATGGAGAAATCCATTGTTGTAGCTATCGAGCGCGTTGTGAAGCATCCGATCTACGGTAAATTCATCAAGCGTACGACCAAACTGCACGTACATGACGAGAACAACGAATGTGGTATCGGTGACGTGGTAGAAATCCACGAATGCCGTCCGCTGTCCAAGACTAAGTCCTGGACGCTGGTTCGCGTTGTAGAGAAAGCGGTTCTGTAA
- the rpmC gene encoding 50S ribosomal protein L29, whose product MKANELREKSVEELNAELLNLLREQFNLRMQAASGQLQQTHLLKQVRRNVARVKTLLTQKAGA is encoded by the coding sequence ATGAAAGCAAATGAGCTGCGTGAAAAAAGTGTTGAAGAGCTGAACGCTGAGCTGCTGAACCTGCTGCGTGAGCAGTTTAACCTGCGTATGCAGGCTGCTAGTGGCCAACTGCAACAGACTCACCTGCTGAAGCAAGTGCGTCGCAATGTTGCTCGCGTTAAGACTTTACTGACTCAGAAGGCGGGTGCGTAA
- the rplP gene encoding 50S ribosomal protein L16, producing MLQPKRTKFRKVHKGRNRGLAQGTDVSFGTFGLKAVGRGRLTARQIEAARRAMTRAVKRQGKIWIRVFPDKPITEKPLEVRMGKGKGNVEYWVALIQPGKVLYEMDGVPEELAREAFGLAAAKLPIKTTFVTKTVM from the coding sequence ATGTTACAACCAAAGCGTACAAAATTCCGTAAAGTGCACAAAGGCCGCAACCGTGGTCTGGCGCAGGGTACGGATGTTAGCTTCGGCACTTTCGGTCTGAAAGCTGTTGGCCGTGGTCGTCTGACTGCACGTCAGATCGAAGCAGCACGTCGTGCAATGACCCGTGCAGTTAAGCGTCAAGGTAAAATCTGGATCCGTGTATTCCCGGACAAACCAATTACCGAGAAGCCGCTGGAAGTCCGTATGGGTAAAGGTAAAGGTAACGTGGAGTATTGGGTTGCCTTGATTCAGCCGGGCAAAGTCCTGTATGAAATGGACGGTGTACCGGAAGAGCTGGCCCGTGAAGCATTCGGACTGGCAGCAGCGAAACTGCCTATCAAAACCACCTTTGTAACTAAGACGGTGATGTAA